A single window of Salvia splendens isolate huo1 chromosome 8, SspV2, whole genome shotgun sequence DNA harbors:
- the LOC121745522 gene encoding 3beta-hydroxysteroid-dehydrogenase/decarboxylase-like produces the protein MVAGESWCVVTGGRGFAARHLVVMLLNCGVYSVRISDLGPAIALDADEESGVLGRALSSGRAHYVAADLRDKSQVLAAFDGAEVVFHMAAPDSSINNYQQQYSVNVQGTKNVIDACIEQKVKRLIYTSSPSVVFDGVHEIINGDESLPYPSKHNDSYSATKAEGERLVLKSNGTNGLLTCCIRPSSIFGPGDKLLVPSLIAAARAGKSKFIIGDGSNIYDFTYVENVAHAHICAEQALASEKSIAEKAGGQAYFITNMERIKFWAFMSFILEGLGYDRPNIKVPAAVVMPIGHMVELIYKILAPYGMKVPQLTPSRIRLLSRSRTFDCTKANDRLGYMPIVTLQEGLRRTIEAYPHLRADAKTKMDGTSKGSNKQVLAVVLIIAAYYFLCVWGKVSNKTPAHF, from the exons ATGGTCGCCGGAGAGAGCTGGTGCGTGGTGACCGGCGGGAGAGGCTTCGCGGCGAGGCACCTGGTGGTTATGCTCCTCAATTGCGGCGTTTATTCCGTGCGCATTTCCGATTTGGGGCCTGCCATCGCGCTCGACGCCGACGAGGAGAGTGGCGTTCTCGGAAGAGCTCTCAGCTCCGGCCGCGCGCACTACGTCGCTGCAGATCTCCGCGACAAATCTCAAGTGCTCGCAG CTTTCGATGGAGCTGAGGTTGTGTTTCACATGGCTGCTCCCGATTCATCGATCAATAACTATCAGCAGCAGTATTCTGTCAATGTACAAG GAACCAAGAACGTGATTGATGCATGTATTGAGCAGAAAGTGAAACGACTTATATATACAAGCTCCCCAAGCGTAGTTTTCGATGGAGTTCACGAAATAATTAATGGAGATGAATCATTACCCTATCCTTCGAAG CACAATGATTCGTACTCAGCCACAAAAGCTGAAGGAGAGCGTCTGGTTTTGAAGTCAAATGGGACGAATGGACTACTAACGTGCTGCATTCGACCAAGCAGCATCTTTGGCCCTGGTGATAAGTTGCTTGTTCCATCTTTAATTGCTGCAGCAAGGGCTGGAAAATCTAAG TTCATCATCGGAGATGGAAGCAACATATATGATTTCACTTATGTTGAGAATGTGGCACACGCTCACATTTGTGCTGAGCAAGCTTTGGCATCGGAAAAGAGTATAGCAGAAAAAGCTGGTGGACAG GCATACTTCATTACTAATATGGAACGAATTAAATTTTGGGCGTTCATGTCTTTCATCCTTGAAGGTTTAGGTTATGACAG GCCAAACATTAAGGTTCCAGCAGCTGTTGTGATGCCCATTGGACATATGGTGGAGTTAATTTATAAAATCTTAGCCCCTTATGGGATGAAGGTTCCACAGTTGACACCATCAAGAATCAGGCTCTTATCCCGCAGCAGAACTTTTGATTGTACAAAAGCAAATGATCGTCTTGGCTATATGCCTATTGTAACTCTCCAG GAAGGACTCAGAAGAACAATTGAAGCATACCCGCATTTGAGGGCCGATGCTAAAACAAAAATGGATGGAACATCGAAAG GTAGTAACAAGCAAGTTCTGGCTGTAGTGCTGATCATAGCTGCATATTACTTCTTGTGTGTATGGGGCAAAGTATCCAACAAAAC GCCGGCTCACTTCTGA
- the LOC121745524 gene encoding 39S ribosomal protein L41-A, mitochondrial-like, producing the protein MALGLILGIGRAFRKKRASSLDILTSKRSPKGYYKGKNCKPTGFHTRKGGYVMVPEKLPNYVVPDLTGFKLKPYVSQCVVEASGSSK; encoded by the exons atggcGCTAGGGTTAATATTGGGGATTGGGAGGGCGTTCAGGAAGAAGCGAGCATCGTCGCTCGATATTTTGACGTCGAAGAGGAGCCCCAAAGGCTATTACAAGGGCAAAAATTGCAAGCCTACTGGTTTCCACACTCGGAAAG GTGGTTATGTTATGGTTCCTGAAAAGTTGCCAAACTATGTGGTGCCAGATTTGACGGGATTCAAG CTAAAGCCGTACGTATCTCAGTGCGTTGTAGAAGCTTCCGGGTCATCTAAATGA